The Halorussus rarus genome includes the window GGTGCGCACCGGCTTACCGGCGTGCTTGAGCATGTCGAGTTCCGTGTCGAGGTCGTCCCACGAGAGGTCGATGGCGTACTCCAGCGTCTCGAGGAACGGCGGGAAGCCGACCGGGATCCAGAGCGTCCGGTCGCTGGGCTGGAAGATGTGGACCAGGTCGTGCTGGGTCACGATGCCGACCACTCGCTCGTCGTCGTCCACCACGGGGAACCCGTTGAAGTCCGCGCGCGCGAGGCGCGTCAGCACCTCGCTGATCTCGTCGTCGGGGTGGACCGTCTCCACGTCGGTCGTCATCAGGTCGCGGGCGTTCATGTTCGAAGCCGA containing:
- a CDS encoding CBS domain-containing protein, coding for MNARDLMTTDVETVHPDDEISEVLTRLARADFNGFPVVDDDERVVGIVTQHDLVHIFQPSDRTLWIPVGFPPFLETLEYAIDLSWDDLDTELDMLKHAGKPVRTVMTDDVVTVEPDTGFDAILDLLADDERDINRLPVVDDEGRLVGIVARQDVLRAVRDERRTRDEQVS